In Bacteroidota bacterium, a single window of DNA contains:
- a CDS encoding glycosyltransferase family 39 protein, with translation MKRFFEKYPLVVLIFFGLGLRVAASFFSKGFLTLDDHHNLVIDADLLASGLSLSADFKDSALYPFIVSLIMQIVRLFGINAPDTEMLFVRLLHGLFSVIGIYLVFKILEAKVDKRSAAIGGLFMSAFFVMPIFSVHQFEEVICQVPLLASVWYLVRFEKENKNLYLFLSGLFIGVALILRFPLISFAAPFLLGVIINKSSRKLSYLFLIGFLVIIFLQSLSNLYVNGEFGYSFSKNYGFILSDYNSIIKSDGYPAGPPSRYLLTLLAAFIPPFSILFLIAAVRGSRTFILIGLSTLAFLIAHSVIENKQERFLLPIIPMLIILGVAGFNSMKLWFQKKNLSKIYKYNWVYFWVLNSILLVFFIFHYGKKDRIEPLVYISEQQDATGVLIAQFSYTFLVPDYYLGKTIPFDIIDDKKKLQQQEKIINYCVLYTDSLEQDKNDLEKIMERKFVLEKTIEPSIGDLIAHKLNPKYNKSRTCYVFKIY, from the coding sequence ATGAAAAGGTTTTTTGAAAAATATCCGCTCGTAGTTCTCATCTTTTTCGGATTGGGTCTTCGTGTTGCCGCTTCCTTTTTTAGCAAAGGATTTCTTACCCTCGACGACCATCATAATTTGGTGATAGATGCTGATTTACTCGCGAGTGGATTATCGCTTTCCGCAGATTTTAAAGACTCAGCTTTGTATCCTTTCATCGTTTCACTGATAATGCAGATTGTTCGCCTCTTCGGAATCAACGCTCCTGATACCGAGATGCTCTTCGTTCGATTGTTGCACGGTTTATTTTCGGTCATAGGAATTTATCTCGTCTTTAAAATTTTAGAGGCGAAGGTAGATAAGCGGAGTGCCGCAATAGGTGGGCTTTTTATGTCTGCATTTTTCGTTATGCCGATTTTTTCAGTTCATCAATTTGAAGAAGTAATATGTCAAGTGCCTCTCCTTGCTTCCGTCTGGTATTTGGTTCGTTTCGAGAAGGAAAATAAAAATCTCTACCTATTTTTATCGGGTCTATTTATCGGGGTTGCACTTATTCTTAGGTTTCCGCTTATTTCGTTTGCGGCTCCATTTCTCCTCGGCGTAATAATCAATAAAAGCAGCCGCAAGCTTTCGTACTTATTTCTAATCGGGTTTCTTGTAATTATTTTCTTGCAGTCATTGAGTAATTTATATGTGAACGGAGAATTCGGTTACTCATTTTCCAAAAATTACGGTTTTATATTAAGCGATTATAACAGCATCATCAAGTCCGATGGTTATCCTGCTGGACCGCCATCAAGATACCTGCTAACACTTTTAGCTGCGTTCATACCACCATTCTCAATTCTGTTTCTTATTGCAGCGGTCAGGGGAAGTAGAACGTTTATACTCATCGGGCTTTCCACCTTGGCTTTTCTGATTGCGCACAGTGTAATCGAAAACAAGCAGGAGAGGTTTTTGCTTCCAATAATACCGATGTTAATAATTTTAGGTGTCGCAGGATTTAATAGTATGAAGCTGTGGTTTCAGAAAAAAAATCTATCAAAAATTTATAAATACAACTGGGTTTATTTTTGGGTGTTGAATTCAATTTTATTGGTATTTTTTATTTTCCACTACGGAAAGAAGGACCGCATTGAACCGCTCGTTTACATCAGCGAGCAGCAGGATGCTACTGGTGTATTAATTGCTCAATTCAGTTATACATTTCTGGTCCCCGATTACTATCTTGGAAAAACAATTCCTTTCGATATCATAGATGATAAAAAGAAACTGCAACAACAAGAAAAGATTATCAACTACTGTGTATTATATACAGACTCGTTGGAACAAGACAAAAATGATTTAGAAAAAATAATGGAGAGAAAATTTGTTTTAGAAAAAACTATCGAACCGAGTATAGGCGATTTGATAGCCCATAAACTGAATCCAAAGTACAACAAATCGCGGACATGTTATGTCTTTAAAATTTATTGA